The Trichocoleus sp. FACHB-46 region AGAATCTTTTCGTCAAACCAATCCAGCGACGGGTATTGCCGAAGTCACTGTCACCTCACTGACCACAAATAGCGTACGGGTGACAATCGTTGGAGAGTCGGCTGTCCCCATCAGTGCGCTAACTCGTCAGGGAAATACAGTATTTTTAAACATCAATTCTGCGGGCGCGATCGCGACTGAAACATCTCCCACAGAATCCAACACGACAGAATCTGCCACCACTGAAACAAATACAACCGAGGCAGATACAACCGGGGCAGATACTGAAACCACCACAGAAGCGGAAGCTACTACTGAAGACGATAGTGCCGCAGATAGTAGCGCTGATGATGAGAGCGCTGAGGGTGAGAGTGATGCAATTCGGATTGTCGCGACCGATGATGAGGAGGAAGGTTACACAGTTAGACGCGCCACCTCTGCCACCAGAACAGAAGCTCCGCTGCGAGATACACCCCGTTCAATCCAGGTGGTACCAGAGCAAGTCTTAGAAGATCAGCGAGCAATTCGCGTTGGGGAGGCGCTCCAGAACGTTGCGGGTGTCGCTCAAGATGATAGCTTTGGAGGAACGCGCGATCGCTTTACCATTCGCGGATTCTCTCAGGACACCTTTTTGCGGAATGGCTTCCGCCAAAACCAACGCAGCTTACGAGAAAGCGTCAACGTTGAGCGGATTGAAGTTTTGCGCGGCCCAGCTTCGGTTCTCTATGGACAGCTAGAACCTGGCGGGGTAGTCAACCTGGTTACTGAGCAACCCTTATTTGATCCCGCTTATAGTGCTGAGTTATCGGTTGGTAGTTTTGGGCTGTTCCGTCCCAGCGTAGACCTAACAGGCCCAGTTAATAACGATGGTTCGGTGCGCTATCGCCTCAACGCTGTGTTTGAAGGCGGCGGTAACTTCCGCGATTTTGATCAAGATACCGATCGCTTCTTTGTGGCTCCTGTTCTGGCTTGGGATATTGGCGATCGCACCTCTGTAGTGTTTGAGGCTGACTACCTCAAAGACAAGCGCCCCTTTGACCGAGGCATTGTCGCCATTGGTGAAGGAATTGCCGATATCCCCTACGATCGCGTGTTGGGTCATCCCGATGACGAAGGTGAAGTTGAAGAATTTTCGGTTGGTTACCAGCTAGAACATGAACTCAACGATAACTGGAAAATCCGCAACGGTTTACGGTTTACCAAGGCGGATACCTTTGACTACCGCGCTGACTCCTGGTTTATTCAAGATAGCGGTCAACTCGATCGCCGCTTCTTATCTAACGATGACGAGTCAGACACCCTAGACGTGCAGACCAACATCACCGGGAAGTTTTCGACGGGTGCGATCGACCACACCCTCTTGGTTGGGGTAGATTTTGGTCGGACATCGCGAGAAGGGACACAAAAATCTTTACCTGGTGATCCTGACTTCCCGATTGATATCTTTAATCCGGTTTATGGCGATCGCCCTGATATCTCGGAACTGACTGAGCCAGTTCGGGACGATGGCAGTCGGATCAATACGGTAGGGCTTTATCTGCAAGACCAAATTGACCTGACTGATAACTTGATCTTGCTTGCGGGTGGACGCATCGACTTCTTTGATCAATCCACCACCAACAACTTGTCAGGCCGAGAGTTTGAGCAGGACGATAATGCCTTCAGTCCACAAGTTGGTTTGGTCTACCAGCCAATTGAACCGATTTCTCTTTATGGCAGCTTCAGCCGCTCCTTTGTCCCCTCTCGATCCATCCGGGCCGACGGCTCTCCCCTAGATCCCGAACGTGGTACTCAGTATGAAGTTGGGGTGCGGGGTGAGTTTCTAGATGGTCGGTTGGTTACGAACTTAGCTGCTTTTGAGCTGACGAAAACCAACATTGCCACCCGTGACCCCAACAACAGACGCTTTAGCGTGCCTGTCGGTGAAGTGCGTAGCCGAGGGATTGAACTGGATGTCACCGGAGAGCTAGCTCCAGGTTGGAATGTCATTGCCTCCTATGCCAACATTGATGCCGAAATCACCAAAGATAACTTGTTGACCGTAGGCAATCGGCTGACCAACGTTCCCCGCAACAGTGGCAGCTTATGGTCTACCTATGAGATTCAGAGCGGCAACTTGCAAGGCTTCGGCTTTGGGGCTGGCTTGTTCTTTGTGGGCGATCGCGCAGGGGATCTCGATGCTACCTTTGAGCTACCTAGCTATGTCCGCACCGATGCGGTTGTCTTCTACCGTCGGGATAACTGGCGAGCTGCGATTAACATCAAGAACCTGTTTGATATCAATTATGTCGAGAACAGTGAAGGCTTCCGCGAATATATCAGCCCCGGCGAGCCCCTCACGATCATTGGTTCCTTGTCTGTATCGTTCTAAGGATACCTAACCCCCAGCCCCTTCCCTATGAGGGAAGGGGAGCTAGAGATATTTGATCCATATTTTACGTATGTCATGAACATGCTCAGGGTGGTTCGACAACTCAAGTTCTACTCACAAGAGATGGGAAAGATCTGGCGATCGCAACTGCCATCAGTCATGCAGGGATATCGCGATCGCTGGCTGCGGTTGAGTCTGCTGCTCTTGCTCACCCTCATGACAACAGTTGCCTGTGGTCGAGATGTCGTTTCTGATTCTGACTCTCAACCGTCATTAAGCACTCCTACCACTACCGAGACGCGATCGGTTCAACATGCGATGGGGACGACTCAAGTGCCTGCCGCTCCCCAGCGAGTTGTGTCTTTGAGTTGGTTAGATACTGTGCTCTCCCTCGGTGTACAACCGATTGGTAGCAACCAAGTGAATGACTCTTATCTGCAGGAGCGGGCGGCGGGTATTCCCAATGTGGGGCGGTCTGGTGCTCCGAGTCTAGAAAAGATTTTGGCACTCAAGCCTGATCTGATTTTGGGGTGGCAGACAGACCACAAAGCCATCTATCCGCAATTGTCTCGCATTGCGTCTACGGTAATTGATAGTGGAGAGGGTAGCGGAGCTTGGAAGAAGACATTGCAACTTTATGCCCAAGCCCTTGGCAAAACGGCTGAAGCTGAGCAACTAATGGCCAAGTACAAAGCCCGTTTAGCAGAGTTCAAACAAAAGATGGGTGCCTCTGGTTCCCAGCCAGATCAAACCCAGGTATCAGTGGTGCGTGTTTATCCAGATGGCATCAGCCTTTATTTAAAGGACTCCTTCTGTGGCACGATTTTGGCGGATGCGGGGTTATCTCGTCCGTCTACTCAAAGTTTGAGTGCTTCAGAAGCAAAGGCTTTGGGTGGCAATCCGGTGCAGTTGTCGATTAGTCGAGAGCTATTGAGTCAGGCAGATGGAGATGTCTTGTTTGTCTGGACAGGGGAGAATGATGCCAAATCAGCTCAGGCTGCTCAGAAGCAATTGGAGCAACTCAAGTCTGATCCCCTCTGGGCGAATCTAAAAGCTGTGAAACAAAACCGTGTTTATCAAGTACCCAAGTACTGGATTGGCAGTGGCCCGATCGCAGCCAATTTGGTTATTGATGACTTGTTCAAATATTTGGTCGATGAGGCTTAGATATGTCTCAGCACACCTTGTTTATTTGTAAAGGCTGTGGTCCTGACCGCAAGGGCAGTTCGCCTCATCTCCTCGATGAAGTATTGGCATCTAATGCAGATCAAGCATCCGGGTTGCAGATTGAAGCAACAAGTTGTTTATGGACCTGCGATCGCCCCTGCTCTGCCTCCTTGATCTGTCCCGGCAAGTACAGCTATCACTTCACAGATTTGTCACCGGATCAAGCCAGCGATCTGTTGACTTTTGCCGCTCAGTACCAGGACAGTGGAGATGGCTATGTCAAACCGCCCAAGATGCCAGAATCGTTGCTGCCTAAACTGCTAGTCCGTATTCCTTCGCCTCCGGCTGCTTGAATGGAACCCAATCAACCTACTAGCCTGCGGAAATTTCTCATTCTTTGGAGTGGGCAGGTAGCCTCAGTGCTCGGCACAGAGATGACCAACTTTGCGATCACGCTTTGGGCTTGGGAACTCACAGGTCAGGCAACTCCGCTAGCTTTGATTTTTTTCTTTACTCGCACTCCGAAGGTAATTGCGGCTTCCTTTGCAGGTGTACTCGTCGATCGCTGGAATCGCAAGCAATTGATGATGATCGGCGATGGCATGGCAGGGATATCTACGGTGGTGCTTCTCAGCTTGCTGCTCACTGATCAGTTAGCGATTTGGCATCTGTATGTTGCGGGAGCAGTGAATGGTCTGTTTGGTTACTTCCAAGACCTGGCCTATTCTACTTCCATGTCGCAGATTGTGCCTAAGCAGCACTATGCCAGAGCCACCGCGATGGATTCCTATCTCACCTATTCCGGTTCGGCAATCTTAGCTCCGGCGATCGCAGGTATTCTCTATCCACTGATTAAGCTTCCAGGCATCCTCCTGATTGATCTGGTCACTTTTCTGATAGCGGTTGGCACCGTTTGGTTTACGACCATTCCTCAACCCAAAGTTGAAGCGAAACCGTTCTCCAGAGAGCAGCTTTGGGAAGAGTTTACCTTTGGTTTTCGCTATATTTTCCGCCATCCCAGTTTATTAGCAATTCTCCTGTTTTTATTAAATTCTAATCTCCTTACCAATGCAGCCTGGGCGATTCAACCTGTGATGATCTTGGCGCGTAGTCAAGATAATGCCACAGCCCTTGCTAGTGTTCAAGCCGCGATCGGGATTGGGGGCGTGGTTGGCGGTGTCCTGCTGAGTGTCTGGGGCGGTCCCAAACGACGCATTCATGGTCTACTCCTAGGCCAAACTTTTGGTGAACTCAGCAGTGTATTTTTGGGATTATCAAACTCCTTACCGCTTTGGATGGGCACAGGGTTTCTGGCTGCTATCTTTTCTCCGTTTATTGGTAGCTCCAATCAAGCGATTTGGCTCTCCAAGGTTGATCCAGCGGTTCAGGGAAAGGTGTTTGCCTCGCGTTATCTGATTGCGCAATTGGCGGCACCTCTAGGACTGGCGATCGCGGGTCCCTTAGCTGATAAAGTCTTTGAGCCTGCCATGCAACCCGGAGGCTTTCTCACGCCTCTTTTTAGCGGTATCTTCGGCACAGGAAACGGTGCAGGCATGGCGCTGCAATTCACTTTATTCTCTATTTTAGGCGTGCTGGTAGGTGTAGGCGGATATGCTTTTCGTACTTTACGAGATGTAGAAACACTGGTACCTGATTATGACATTAAGACCTCTGACCCAACCCGTTCTCTAGTAGGAAAGGAGCGCTAAGTTCAAAGCCCCTCGCCTGTGAGGCGAGGGGTTCGGGGAGGAGTTGGCAAGAGCTTTAAGTTGCTCCAAAGAACTTATATATTTACAGTTCATATTTAGCTTATGAAATATTTCCTTTCTCGCCTGTCTCAGCGGCAACTTATTCGGCTGTACTCATTGCTGCTAGCCATTGTATTGATATTAATCATCATCACCTCTGGCCCGTTGGGTCAAGCTGCCAGCACCGAGATTTTGTGGGATACCTATGGAGTGCCACATATCTCTAGCAACCGCACACCCGATCTGTTTCGCGCTTTTGGCTGGGCACAGATGCAGAGCCACGCCAATCTCCTATTGCGGCTCTATGGTCAGGCTCGCGGGCGGGCAGCGGAATACTGGGGCGAAGACTATGCGGAATCGGATCAATGGGTGCGTAAAATGGGCATCCCAGAGCGATCGCAAGCTTGGTACAAAGCCCAAACGCCCAAGTTTCGCCAATATCTGGATACCTTTGCTGCTGGGATCAACGCCTATGCCAAAGCTCATCCTGACCAGATCGAGGACGATCTGAAAGCTGTACTTCCTATCTCACCTGTAGATGTGCTGGCACATACTCAGCGAGTACTGCACTTCACATTTGTCGTCAATCCAGAAGAACTGCAAGCGACACTCGCCAAAGCAGATCCCGGAGAACCCGTAGGCGGATCAAATGGTTGGGCGATCGCACCCTCTCACTCGGCCAGTGGTAAAGCGATGTTGCTGGCGAACCCCCATCTCCCTTGGGCAGATTTGTTTCTTTGGTACGAAGCTCAAATAACGGCTCTTGGTATCGATGCTTATGGTGCAACTCTGGTGGGCGTTCCAGTGCTAGCGATCGCCTTTAATGACGCGATGGGCTGGACTCACACCGTCAACACCTATGACGGCTGGGACGCTTACGCATTAACTTCGCGAGATGGCGGCTATGAGTTTGATGGGCAAGTGCGTCCCTTCGATACGGAGACTCAAACCCTCAAAGTCAAGCAAAAAGATGGTTCTTGGCAAGAGCAAACCCTAACTATTCAACGCTCGGTGCATGGCCCCGTGGTCGCAGAACCCAAGGGACAAGCGATCGCCCTTCGAGTATCAGGTTTAGATAGAGCTAGAGGTTTAGAGCAATGGTGGAAAATGGCCTGCGCCACCAACTTAAGCGAGTTTGAAACAGCTCTCAAGCGTATGCAGCTTCCCATGTTTACGGTTCTGTATGCCGATCGCGACGGACATATTCTCAACTTTTTCAATGGTCAAGTTCCGGTTCGCCAAGAAGGTACTTTTGCAGATTGGTCAGGCGTAATTCCTGGTAATACCTCAAAGACGCTGTGGACTCGTATCCATGCTTACGAAGATCTCCCTCGTGTTGTTGACCCCAAAACCGGTTGGTTGCAAAATGCCAATGATGCACCCTGGACAACCACCTTACCCGCAGCCCTAAATCCTGATGATTTTCCCGCTTATATCGCCCCTCGTGATGTCCTTTACTTCCGCGCCCAGCGATCGCTGCGAATGTTGATGGAAGACCCGAAGATCTCCTTTGAGGAATTGATTCGCTACAAGCACTCCACCCGCATGGAACTAGCCGATCGGATTCTGGATGATCTCACGACTGCTGCCAAATCCTCCACTGATCCCCTCATCAAACAAGCGATCGCAGTTTTGCAAAAGTGGGATCGCCAAGCCGAAGCCAAGAGTCGCGGTGCTGTTCTCTTCAAAGCCTGGAATGATTTAATGGATCGCTCCAAATTATTTGCCATCCCTTGGGATGAGAAATCTCCTCTTACGACCCCAGATGGCTTAGCTGATCCTGAAGCGGCGATCACTGCTCTCAAAACTGCTGCCACTGAACTTCTCAAGAACTATGGAGCGCTAGATATTGCTTGGGGAGACGTTTTTCGGCTCAAGTCCGAGGCTAATAATCTGCCTGCTAATGGAGGCCCTGGTGGGTTGGGCATCTTCCGCACTGTCAACTATACCCCTGCCGAGGAAGGCCAGTTTCAAGCCATCGATGGAGATAGCTTCGTTGCCGTGATCGAATTCTCTAATCCAGTTCGGGCGCAGGCTCTAACCAGCTACGGCAATGCCACCCAGCCCGATATGCTGCAAGGCAGCGATCAGCTCACCTTGATGTCCCAGAAAAAACTTCGCCCCGTCTGGCGATCGCGTCGGGATATCCTAGCTCATCTGAAATCTCGAACTGTCAACTTTGGCAAAGACTGAAACCATAACATTCACCCAAGTCATCTGAATAGAAATAATATGCCGCCTAAACACTCAGCTTGAGCAACTAGGCGGCATTACTAATATGGATGAAATCAAAAGCTATAAACGTCTTGCGGTTCTTCATCCTCCGCAGCGTTTGCTACAGCATTAACCCATGTCTAGCAACCATCTCATAAAGCTACTAGACATGGGTCAATTGACCAGGTTAGAAGCAGCGATCGCTTAGCTGTTATCCTTCAGGGATAGGCTCTGGCTCAGGAGCAGGTTCTGCCTCAGGAATCGGTTCCGCTTCGGGAATGGGCTCTGCTTCGGGAATGGGTTCGGGCTCAAAGACAGGTTCTGGTTCGGGAATCGGTTCTGGCTCAGGGATAGGTTCTGGTTCAGGAATCGGTTCTGGTTCAGCAATAGACTCAGGGATGGGCTCAGGTTCAGGGGCAGAAGCGGGTTCTACTGGCTCCTCAGGAGTATCTGAGCTATCGGTTGGCTCTGTAGGTGTCGCAGAGGGAATCGGTTCAGGAGTTGTCGGTGGAACGTCTGTTCTCGTTGGTTCTGAGCTATCGGGTTGCTCTGAAGCAGATGTGGTGGGAACTTCAGGAATCTCAGACGCAGTAGGTTCGGAAACGGGCTCAGAGACAGTAATACTACGGCGTTCTTCTTGCCTGCGATCGCGTGCTGAATCCTTATCAGTGAATTCAACTATAAGCCGGACACTATCACCAGCTTTGGCTCCTTTCCAGGCACTCTCTTTCTCTAATTGCTCACGAGCTTGCTTTAATGCAGCTTCATCCAACACACTATTACCACTGGATTTGGAGAGGGTAACCTGTGGCTTGCCTCCCTCGCCGAAGCTAAACTCTAGCTCAGGGTCACCTTTAGCTCCTTTAGCTTCCTTGGGACGTACGAACGTATCCTTGTCACAGCCGCGACATGTAATCTCCCGCGATCGGTTACCTCGCTCTGAAGGCTTCTCGGTGGAACCCGCTTTACTACCGCTGGGTTCTGTTCCCGTTCCTCTACCTGTACCAGAGCCAGGACCCGTACCAGAGCCTGTTCCAAGACCAATCCCAGAACCTGTACCAGAGCCAGAGCC contains the following coding sequences:
- a CDS encoding DUF1636 domain-containing protein, which translates into the protein MSQHTLFICKGCGPDRKGSSPHLLDEVLASNADQASGLQIEATSCLWTCDRPCSASLICPGKYSYHFTDLSPDQASDLLTFAAQYQDSGDGYVKPPKMPESLLPKLLVRIPSPPAA
- a CDS encoding acylase, with translation MKYFLSRLSQRQLIRLYSLLLAIVLILIIITSGPLGQAASTEILWDTYGVPHISSNRTPDLFRAFGWAQMQSHANLLLRLYGQARGRAAEYWGEDYAESDQWVRKMGIPERSQAWYKAQTPKFRQYLDTFAAGINAYAKAHPDQIEDDLKAVLPISPVDVLAHTQRVLHFTFVVNPEELQATLAKADPGEPVGGSNGWAIAPSHSASGKAMLLANPHLPWADLFLWYEAQITALGIDAYGATLVGVPVLAIAFNDAMGWTHTVNTYDGWDAYALTSRDGGYEFDGQVRPFDTETQTLKVKQKDGSWQEQTLTIQRSVHGPVVAEPKGQAIALRVSGLDRARGLEQWWKMACATNLSEFETALKRMQLPMFTVLYADRDGHILNFFNGQVPVRQEGTFADWSGVIPGNTSKTLWTRIHAYEDLPRVVDPKTGWLQNANDAPWTTTLPAALNPDDFPAYIAPRDVLYFRAQRSLRMLMEDPKISFEELIRYKHSTRMELADRILDDLTTAAKSSTDPLIKQAIAVLQKWDRQAEAKSRGAVLFKAWNDLMDRSKLFAIPWDEKSPLTTPDGLADPEAAITALKTAATELLKNYGALDIAWGDVFRLKSEANNLPANGGPGGLGIFRTVNYTPAEEGQFQAIDGDSFVAVIEFSNPVRAQALTSYGNATQPDMLQGSDQLTLMSQKKLRPVWRSRRDILAHLKSRTVNFGKD
- a CDS encoding ABC transporter substrate-binding protein, which codes for MLRVVRQLKFYSQEMGKIWRSQLPSVMQGYRDRWLRLSLLLLLTLMTTVACGRDVVSDSDSQPSLSTPTTTETRSVQHAMGTTQVPAAPQRVVSLSWLDTVLSLGVQPIGSNQVNDSYLQERAAGIPNVGRSGAPSLEKILALKPDLILGWQTDHKAIYPQLSRIASTVIDSGEGSGAWKKTLQLYAQALGKTAEAEQLMAKYKARLAEFKQKMGASGSQPDQTQVSVVRVYPDGISLYLKDSFCGTILADAGLSRPSTQSLSASEAKALGGNPVQLSISRELLSQADGDVLFVWTGENDAKSAQAAQKQLEQLKSDPLWANLKAVKQNRVYQVPKYWIGSGPIAANLVIDDLFKYLVDEA
- a CDS encoding MFS transporter, with protein sequence MEPNQPTSLRKFLILWSGQVASVLGTEMTNFAITLWAWELTGQATPLALIFFFTRTPKVIAASFAGVLVDRWNRKQLMMIGDGMAGISTVVLLSLLLTDQLAIWHLYVAGAVNGLFGYFQDLAYSTSMSQIVPKQHYARATAMDSYLTYSGSAILAPAIAGILYPLIKLPGILLIDLVTFLIAVGTVWFTTIPQPKVEAKPFSREQLWEEFTFGFRYIFRHPSLLAILLFLLNSNLLTNAAWAIQPVMILARSQDNATALASVQAAIGIGGVVGGVLLSVWGGPKRRIHGLLLGQTFGELSSVFLGLSNSLPLWMGTGFLAAIFSPFIGSSNQAIWLSKVDPAVQGKVFASRYLIAQLAAPLGLAIAGPLADKVFEPAMQPGGFLTPLFSGIFGTGNGAGMALQFTLFSILGVLVGVGGYAFRTLRDVETLVPDYDIKTSDPTRSLVGKER
- a CDS encoding TonB-dependent receptor; amino-acid sequence: MTSRPQFLSCSLGLLGVVPALIASPAWAQSSQITNVQLNPKDGGLEVVLETSNGAAVRALTTSSGNTLTTDITNAQLRLAGQESFRQTNPATGIAEVTVTSLTTNSVRVTIVGESAVPISALTRQGNTVFLNINSAGAIATETSPTESNTTESATTETNTTEADTTGADTETTTEAEATTEDDSAADSSADDESAEGESDAIRIVATDDEEEGYTVRRATSATRTEAPLRDTPRSIQVVPEQVLEDQRAIRVGEALQNVAGVAQDDSFGGTRDRFTIRGFSQDTFLRNGFRQNQRSLRESVNVERIEVLRGPASVLYGQLEPGGVVNLVTEQPLFDPAYSAELSVGSFGLFRPSVDLTGPVNNDGSVRYRLNAVFEGGGNFRDFDQDTDRFFVAPVLAWDIGDRTSVVFEADYLKDKRPFDRGIVAIGEGIADIPYDRVLGHPDDEGEVEEFSVGYQLEHELNDNWKIRNGLRFTKADTFDYRADSWFIQDSGQLDRRFLSNDDESDTLDVQTNITGKFSTGAIDHTLLVGVDFGRTSREGTQKSLPGDPDFPIDIFNPVYGDRPDISELTEPVRDDGSRINTVGLYLQDQIDLTDNLILLAGGRIDFFDQSTTNNLSGREFEQDDNAFSPQVGLVYQPIEPISLYGSFSRSFVPSRSIRADGSPLDPERGTQYEVGVRGEFLDGRLVTNLAAFELTKTNIATRDPNNRRFSVPVGEVRSRGIELDVTGELAPGWNVIASYANIDAEITKDNLLTVGNRLTNVPRNSGSLWSTYEIQSGNLQGFGFGAGLFFVGDRAGDLDATFELPSYVRTDAVVFYRRDNWRAAINIKNLFDINYVENSEGFREYISPGEPLTIIGSLSVSF